A single window of Meiothermus sp. DNA harbors:
- a CDS encoding PhoH family protein, translated as MEKSTQTKAIVPLRSPQEALALLGHGDKHLKTLRKLLPAQLVVRGQEIQISGDPDEVRLAERVMRDLVTLVRQGAEIDAGTLEQVILVAENGQSLPVETAAPILGGEISLPGRLKPKTPGQRQYVEAISSHDITFGIGPAGTGKTYLAVAMAVAFLKAKKVKRIILTRPAVEAGERLGFLPGDLQAKIDPYLRPLYDALFDMIDAERFDQYIQSGVIEVAPLAFMRGRTLNDAFIILDEAQNTTPEQMKMFLTRMGFNSRVVITGDITQIDLPKAQKSGLIEAMRILKGIQGIAQQRFLESDVVRHPLVARIIKAYESHEHESERAAER; from the coding sequence TTGGAGAAGAGTACGCAAACCAAAGCGATAGTTCCTCTACGCTCACCGCAAGAAGCCCTGGCCTTGCTGGGCCACGGCGACAAACACCTCAAAACCTTGCGCAAACTCCTGCCGGCTCAGCTCGTGGTGCGCGGCCAGGAGATCCAAATTTCGGGCGATCCCGACGAGGTACGGCTGGCCGAGCGGGTGATGCGAGACCTGGTTACCCTGGTGCGCCAGGGGGCCGAGATCGATGCGGGAACCCTCGAGCAGGTCATCCTGGTGGCCGAAAACGGGCAGTCGCTTCCGGTCGAAACCGCGGCGCCCATTTTGGGTGGCGAAATTAGCCTGCCCGGCAGGCTCAAGCCCAAAACCCCTGGGCAGCGTCAGTACGTAGAAGCCATCAGCAGCCACGATATCACCTTTGGTATCGGGCCCGCCGGAACCGGCAAAACCTACCTGGCGGTGGCGATGGCGGTGGCTTTCCTAAAAGCCAAGAAGGTTAAGCGCATCATCCTGACCCGCCCCGCGGTGGAGGCGGGGGAGCGCCTGGGGTTCTTGCCCGGCGACCTCCAGGCCAAAATTGACCCCTACCTGCGACCGCTTTACGATGCGCTTTTCGACATGATCGATGCCGAGCGATTTGATCAATACATACAGTCGGGGGTGATCGAGGTGGCCCCGCTGGCCTTCATGCGGGGGCGTACCCTGAACGACGCCTTCATCATTCTGGATGAGGCCCAGAACACCACCCCGGAGCAGATGAAGATGTTCCTGACTCGCATGGGCTTCAACAGCCGGGTGGTGATTACCGGCGACATTACCCAAATAGACCTCCCCAAGGCCCAGAAAAGCGGTTTGATTGAGGCGATGCGGATTCTTAAGGGCATCCAGGGTATTGCCCAGCAGCGCTTTTTGGAGTCCGATGTGGTACGCCACCCTCTGGTTGCCCGCATCATCAAAGCCTACGAGTCTCACGAGCACGAGAGCGAACGCGCAGCAGAGCGTTGA
- the floA gene encoding flotillin-like protein FloA (flotillin-like protein involved in membrane lipid rafts), with product MEFGALIVAGIALLAVFLFFYLVPVPLWITALFSGVNVPLTALVGMRFRRIPPTKIVNPMIKAFKAGIPVESAKLEAQYLAGGNVDRVVDALIAADKAGIKLNFDRAAAIDLAGRDVLEAVRLSVNPKVITSPMVAGMAKDGIQLLATARITVRANIDRLVGGAGEETIVARVGEGIVASIGQSEDHKQVLEQPDRISKTVLAKGLDAGTAFEILSVDIAEVDVGKNIGAQLRTDQAEADKKIAQAKAEERRAMAVAVEQENAALVEAMRAKLVEAQAAVPMALAEALRSGRMGVMDYYQLKNIEADTDMRESISKASGGNAPEGGPGGSR from the coding sequence ATGGAGTTTGGAGCTTTGATCGTTGCGGGCATCGCTTTACTGGCGGTTTTTCTGTTTTTTTACCTGGTGCCTGTTCCGCTGTGGATTACGGCGCTGTTCTCCGGGGTCAATGTGCCCCTTACAGCCCTGGTGGGCATGCGTTTTCGCCGCATTCCTCCCACCAAGATCGTTAACCCCATGATCAAGGCCTTCAAGGCCGGTATTCCGGTAGAGTCGGCCAAGCTCGAGGCCCAGTACCTGGCCGGGGGCAATGTAGATCGTGTGGTGGACGCCCTCATCGCCGCCGATAAGGCCGGCATCAAGCTCAACTTCGACCGTGCAGCAGCCATCGACCTAGCAGGACGCGACGTGCTGGAAGCCGTGCGGCTTTCGGTCAACCCCAAGGTTATTACCAGCCCCATGGTAGCGGGCATGGCCAAGGACGGTATCCAGTTGCTGGCTACCGCCCGAATCACCGTGCGGGCCAACATCGACCGCCTGGTAGGGGGGGCGGGGGAAGAGACCATTGTGGCCCGGGTGGGCGAGGGGATTGTGGCCTCCATCGGTCAGTCGGAAGACCACAAGCAGGTGCTCGAGCAGCCCGACCGTATCTCCAAAACCGTGCTGGCCAAGGGTCTGGACGCCGGTACCGCGTTTGAAATTCTCTCGGTGGACATTGCCGAGGTGGACGTGGGCAAAAACATCGGGGCCCAGCTTCGCACCGACCAGGCCGAAGCCGACAAGAAAATCGCCCAGGCCAAGGCCGAAGAGCGCCGGGCTATGGCGGTGGCGGTGGAGCAAGAAAACGCAGCCCTGGTCGAGGCCATGCGGGCCAAGCTGGTAGAGGCCCAGGCTGCCGTACCCATGGCCCTGGCCGAGGCGTTGCGCAGCGGTCGGATGGGGGTTATGGACTACTACCAGCTCAAAAACATCGAGGCCGACACCGATATGCGCGAGTCCATCAGCAAGGCCAGCGGCGGCAACGCCCCTGAGGGCGGGCCCGGTGGTTCCCGCTGA
- the ybeY gene encoding rRNA maturation RNase YbeY, producing MAQVDLVAHTHVPKGLRPRLRKALELLLAELGHADKTLTVILTDDLEIRALKQQHWGEDAPTDVLSFPTYEPGDLFMPPHLGDIVISLDTAQRQALAQGHGLLQEVKVLAAHALWHLLGYDHPSEADWEGFRQVQARILEL from the coding sequence ATGGCCCAGGTGGATTTGGTTGCCCATACCCACGTTCCTAAGGGTTTGCGCCCCCGGCTGCGCAAGGCCTTAGAGCTTTTGCTGGCCGAGCTAGGCCACGCCGACAAGACCCTAACCGTTATTTTGACCGACGACCTCGAAATAAGGGCGCTCAAACAGCAGCACTGGGGCGAGGACGCCCCCACCGATGTGCTGTCGTTCCCGACCTACGAGCCGGGCGACCTCTTCATGCCGCCCCACCTGGGGGATATCGTAATCAGCCTGGACACCGCGCAGCGCCAGGCCCTAGCCCAAGGCCATGGTCTGTTGCAAGAGGTCAAGGTACTGGCGGCCCATGCCCTATGGCACCTGTTGGGGTACGACCACCCCAGCGAAGCGGATTGGGAAGGGTTTCGGCAGGTGCAAGCGCGCATCCTCGAGCTCTAA
- a CDS encoding diacylglycerol kinase, whose amino-acid sequence MSSRTPPPKPGTDPLPLRGLRASFAYAWAGLHFAWRSQRNFRLEVYIAAAALVLAVWLQVSLVPVLLLVALVLGLELLNTALEALVDLVSPNFHPLAKAAKDVAAAGVLVVSGIAALIGVLLFLPPLVSRLGLW is encoded by the coding sequence ATGTCCAGCCGAACCCCACCCCCCAAACCCGGCACCGACCCGCTGCCTTTGCGCGGCCTGCGGGCCTCGTTTGCCTATGCCTGGGCCGGCCTGCACTTTGCTTGGAGAAGCCAGCGCAACTTCCGCCTCGAGGTCTACATCGCTGCGGCGGCCCTGGTCTTGGCGGTGTGGTTGCAGGTCAGCCTGGTGCCGGTTTTGTTGCTGGTGGCTTTAGTACTGGGGTTAGAACTTCTCAATACCGCCCTCGAGGCTCTGGTGGATCTGGTCTCACCCAATTTTCACCCCTTAGCCAAGGCCGCCAAGGACGTAGCGGCAGCGGGGGTGTTGGTCGTAAGCGGAATCGCTGCTCTGATCGGGGTTCTACTATTTTTGCCTCCGCTTGTGAGCCGCCTGGGGCTGTGGTAA